In the Cellvibrio sp. KY-GH-1 genome, ACGCATTGTGGCTGCACGAACCATGATCCAACAACAAAACCTGGCATCCAGCAACGAAAACATAAAACAATTTCGCACGCAGATTTTCTCGTTGCCACCGGCGCATCCATTATCACAACTTGCTCAGAGCCACGATTTTTATAGCACGAGCGGCTGCAGGGATTTACTTTTCCATGTGCAAGAACACAGATTTACACTCCTACAAATTGAATCAATGCTACCGAGTTTGGGTCTAGCCCTAATCGGGTTTGATGTTCCGCCACAAGCAGCTGCGCAATTTGCACAGCGCTACCCTGACGCATTGCTGGATTTAACCAAATGGCATGAGTATGAATCGCGGAACCCGGATACTTTTTCTGGCATGTATCAACTGTGGTTACAGAAACGATAAACATAATCACGAAAAAAACTGACAAATAACACCCGAAAAAAAAGCCTCCATACGGAGGCTTTTTGTTGGTGTTGAATTTAATTTTTTTACGGATTTCGGCTCGTCATCATGTACAAACCGCCGATAATAATAAACACCGGCCACCAGGTTCCAAACGATAGATCCAGCAGAAAGATCAATGCAATAAAAATTATCGACCCTGCTGTCACCAGGGCGTTCAAGGTTGCCGAACCGAAACCTTCACGCTGATAGCAACGGTAGGCCAACTGCAAGGGGCCGATCGCCGCCAGCAAAATAAAAAATGCCCACCAGTTATGAAAATCCAGAAAGAATAAATCGACTCCCAGATTTTTTGCCAACAGCAATCCGCCAATTACGGCAACTGCCAAGCCCAACGCCCAACTACCTGCACCGCTTTTAGTCGTTGAACGATCGATTGAATTTGGTGAGGACGTTGATTGAGAAACAGGGCTATCTTCTTTGGCTTTTTCATCGACAGATGTCATAACAGGCTCCTTGAATAAATTACGATGGTACTGTTTATGACAACATCTCAACAGATTTGGATTCATTACACCAGCAACTTTTTTGCGGCACTTACACTTCCACCTTAAACAGAGCGATAGCCAACGCACGAATATCCGCGATGTGCTGCGTTACCAGACTCAAATAACCCTGTTGATCAAGCAAATTAAAGGGGGCATCAAGCTTTTGATAGGCAGCAAGATCCGTTAACGGCGGCAGGTCGCGCCCGGCCTTGCGCAACACCAAAGCATGATAAAGACCCAGATTTACGAGATCTGCCAAATCCAGCTCAGCATCAAGGGTTTCATGCCAGTTTCCTATACGGCGAATCACTTGGATAAAGGCCTCATTTACCTGCCACTTTTTCATCATGATTACGCCGAGGGACTTGGAGTATTCACGGCAAAGGGATACGTACATGTCCTCCGGTGGAGGATGTTCTCGATCCTTAAACGCAGACAAAACCCCAAGCGTCCCTATTTCGCTAAGCAAGCTGACCAGCAACACCTGATCTTCCGGCACTAGCGGAATATGGCGTGCAAGAAAACTACTTACGCTCGCTTTAAGCACCACGCGGTGCCACGCATCCACGAATAGCCGTTTATGATAGGCAGAATGCATGGTGAACAAACTGGTGACCGAGTGAACCATGGTAATACGCTCCACCTGATCTAACCCCAGCACCCGAACAACATCGAGCAACGAATGTAACGGAGGATGTGAAAAATGGGGGCTCGACGCATACTTAAGCAACATCGCGCTTAATGATGGATCTTTGGCGAGGATTTTACTGAGTGTTATAAACGAAACATCCGGCCTCGCAAGAGTTCGGCGTATTTCTAAGGTTATGCTTGGTAAACTAGGCAACTGCTCATTGCCCTGCATCAGCTGAGCAATAACTTCACGGTAGACTGCATAATTCGCATGAGTGAAGCCCACATCAAGAACCCCATATCAGACTTCATAGTGACCAAGATTTAAAGTAGCCACACTGCGAATTTTTTACACTTTGAATTTGTGTAACTCGTCCTGAAGTGTTTTTGCCACCTCAGCAAGCTGCTGCGATGAATGATCTACCTGACCCGTTAATTGGGTAGCATCTTGTGTGTAGCGGGTAATATTGTCAGCATTATTGGTAACCTCATCAGAGACCCGGGATTGCTGCTGGGAAGCCTGCGCTATCTGCGTATTCAGGTCTGACATCTCCACCACAGCACTGTCAATTTTCTCCAGTGCCGCCCCCGCAAGGCCTGCCTGTGCGACCGAATCCTCGGCAATTTTCTGGCTCTTATCCATAGCCGTTACGGCTTGGGTTGCGCTCTGCTGCAACGCCGTGATCATGGATTGAATTTCCTTGGTGGACTCCGCCGTTTTAAAAGCCAACTCCCGCACAGAATCCGCCACCACTGCAAACCCTCTGCCCTGCTCACCAGCGCGCGCTGCTTCTATCGCCGCGTTGAGAGCTAACAAATTAATTTGCTCGGCAATACCTTTAATGACATTCACTACGCTGGCAATGTTACCGCTGTTTTGATTCAACTCTACTATCACGCTCGCCGAACGCTTTACTTCTTCGGCCAGGTGATTAATGGAGTCCACTGTTTTGCCAACCACTTGCAACCCGTCACTGCTGTACACTCGCACTTGATTGGTTTTTGCCGCTGCACTGTTTGCCAGACCCGCCACCTCTTGAATTGCAATAGACAACTGGTTCATTGCATTCGCGACCAAACTGACCTCGCTCCCCTGCTTGTGCGATAGCTCGCTATTGGTATTAGCGAGATTTGTCAGCATCTGTGCCTGCGAATTAAATAGCTGCCCCACGTCGATAACCCGCACCAACAACTTGCGCAAACTATCAATAAATAAATTAATAGATTGACTTAACTCGCCCAACTCATCGTGATAGGCAACAGGAATTTTATGGGTAAGATCACCGCCCTCACCCGCGAGCGACGTCACAAAGGCAATCATTTTACGAATGGGATCAATCATCAAACGCGGGGTAAAAAGCCAGATCGCAAAACTGATGAACAAGGTAACCACGATAATCGCCACCAACAAACTGCGGCTATTGCGCACTGTCGTGCGCGAATCGACAACTGCTTGCGCTGCTTTTTGTTCAACCTGAGTTTTTAGTGCGTAAATAATATTGCGCATATCGGCAAAGGCCAGGTTTGCATCTTTGAAACTGACTTCCATTGCCGTGGTACGACCTATACGCGTATTTGCTTCGCGCTCACGCGCCACTGTAAGCGTTAACGCTTCCCATTTATCGCGCGCTTTTTCATAATCTTTATAAACCGGGTCAACCGCAGGCCCATTCACCAAGCCATAAAAATCGCCCAACTTTTGGCGAGCATTGGTAATGCTTTGTTTGTGCCGCGCGATGGACGCAATAAAATCCGGTGTACCCGCATTCAGGAACAACATACTGCGCTCTTCCACCAGCGCTTTATGCAGTTCGGTATCGGCCTCCAGCAAATAACCAACCGCGAGCAAATTGATTTCACCCAACTCGCTAACGTTTTTATCCACCATACGGAAGCGTTCAATCGCGATTACCCCCATTAACACCACTAGAAAACTAATGAGGCTAATGGGGATAAGCAATTTGGTGCGTATGTTTAATCCATAAAACCAATTCACAACCAAGCCCTATTGTGCAGTTTCAAGCTCATCCAGATTTACACCAACGGTGAGTGCACCTATGGCCTTTCCGCCATCGACAACAGGTACCGAGACTTGAATCAAATAGGCCTTTGCACTGTCATCAAATTCAGGCTCAGCAACAAACACCGCACCCGCGCCATCCTTATAGGCCGATTTAAATTTATCTTCATCGCCCTGCCAGTAGTCCGAGGTTTTATTGGTCATGGCCACGTTAGCGCCTTGGTTATCCATTAAAAACAACTCGAAATAATAGGGCTTGGAACTTTCAATTTTTGCCAATTCTTTCGCGGGTTCGTTTTCCATTAGCGCTTTCATGCCATCATCGACTCCAGTTTTCGCCATCCATTCTGCATCCCGTTTTTTAATGTCGTCCAAACTGGTCCCCTTGGCATTTTGCGCTTTAACGGCGGCCACCAGCACAGGGTTCTCGCCCAGCTTTTGCAAATCAGGCAAATGCTTGCTCAACGCAGCCGGAACTTCAGCCAGGGCAATACTCGCAATGAAACTACTCAGAATAACCACACTAGTTTTTAGCAACTTATTAACTATTGTCATTTGGATGCCTCTGCAGTAATGAATAATGCGTCACTTACCGAAAGTGATGCGGTGAAAAAAATATAGCTGGATAAAAAGTAGCTGGTGAAATTAAGTAAAGAGGATAAACAGAGGGAGTCAAGCAAGGGGGAGTGTTTTGTTTTATGCGCAACGATGACGAGATAGTTTTTTCTTGCTGTAGGTTTCAAAGTCATATTGGGTGGAGGCACTAGCGCACCACCACCCGCTAAATTTACTGCAGTAATTCCTGAGCCGCGTTCACCAGCAATATATAACTTGCAGGCAAGTTCACTACATACTCATTTTGCCCCCAGAAGAACGGCCAGTCTTCATGGTTCTCCGGAAAGTCCGGTTTCAGAATCAAAATACCCGGCACTACTCCACCGGAAATAAATGAGAAATCCGCGCGATTCATTCCATAAGCCACTTCTTTCGAACGAGTCCCCACGTTGGAAACCAGCGACAAATTGTGGTCCGGGTGAGTTCCGTACAAAAAGTTCAAACCCTGTAACACTGACTCGCGGCTCACCAAATCCGGAAACGCTTTGTGCACATAGTAGTTGTTAAGTGCATTGCGAATCACCCAACCACTGCCTGCCCAACCCGCTTCAGTAATGGGAACACCAAAGGGGTTTTTGCTTTCGATGTCAGCCAATGCTTTTTGATACTCCAGTGCTTTGGCTTTGAGTG is a window encoding:
- a CDS encoding HDOD domain-containing protein is translated as MGFTHANYAVYREVIAQLMQGNEQLPSLPSITLEIRRTLARPDVSFITLSKILAKDPSLSAMLLKYASSPHFSHPPLHSLLDVVRVLGLDQVERITMVHSVTSLFTMHSAYHKRLFVDAWHRVVLKASVSSFLARHIPLVPEDQVLLVSLLSEIGTLGVLSAFKDREHPPPEDMYVSLCREYSKSLGVIMMKKWQVNEAFIQVIRRIGNWHETLDAELDLADLVNLGLYHALVLRKAGRDLPPLTDLAAYQKLDAPFNLLDQQGYLSLVTQHIADIRALAIALFKVEV
- a CDS encoding methyl-accepting chemotaxis protein, producing MNWFYGLNIRTKLLIPISLISFLVVLMGVIAIERFRMVDKNVSELGEINLLAVGYLLEADTELHKALVEERSMLFLNAGTPDFIASIARHKQSITNARQKLGDFYGLVNGPAVDPVYKDYEKARDKWEALTLTVAREREANTRIGRTTAMEVSFKDANLAFADMRNIIYALKTQVEQKAAQAVVDSRTTVRNSRSLLVAIIVVTLFISFAIWLFTPRLMIDPIRKMIAFVTSLAGEGGDLTHKIPVAYHDELGELSQSINLFIDSLRKLLVRVIDVGQLFNSQAQMLTNLANTNSELSHKQGSEVSLVANAMNQLSIAIQEVAGLANSAAAKTNQVRVYSSDGLQVVGKTVDSINHLAEEVKRSASVIVELNQNSGNIASVVNVIKGIAEQINLLALNAAIEAARAGEQGRGFAVVADSVRELAFKTAESTKEIQSMITALQQSATQAVTAMDKSQKIAEDSVAQAGLAGAALEKIDSAVVEMSDLNTQIAQASQQQSRVSDEVTNNADNITRYTQDATQLTGQVDHSSQQLAEVAKTLQDELHKFKV
- a CDS encoding cache domain-containing protein translates to MTIVNKLLKTSVVILSSFIASIALAEVPAALSKHLPDLQKLGENPVLVAAVKAQNAKGTSLDDIKKRDAEWMAKTGVDDGMKALMENEPAKELAKIESSKPYYFELFLMDNQGANVAMTNKTSDYWQGDEDKFKSAYKDGAGAVFVAEPEFDDSAKAYLIQVSVPVVDGGKAIGALTVGVNLDELETAQ